The Malus domestica chromosome 10, GDT2T_hap1 genome contains a region encoding:
- the LOC103445848 gene encoding transcription factor MYB58: MGEKGKSLCCDKEQVRRGPWSPAEDLKLVTFIQKNGHHNWRALPRRAGLMRCGKSCRLRWINYLSPDVKRGNFTREEEESIMKLHEALGNKWSTIAAHFPGRTDNEIKNVWNTHLKKRLACRNLSSLTSSSSSSSSTTTTLLSSGKSTVGGGDELIEHQSADQETSMATNNKPHEPCSLTIQENPNHQDFPMELTNDPKGLKELTTSSNVSSNESNGSSNSSQVVGMSRPGAEEQQMDDDSIDLSGIFDNPFEYDSDFWNLLDDFQPLQSNEVQVLHEADEANYQSSGLGHVENGNCLSYLQSELGFEAAATESEINNQEILPKDATEQPVIPETFDKMPNPAGYDERMDYFQTWLSSPQNNSTI; encoded by the exons atgggggaaAAGGGAAAATCACTATGTTGTGATAAGGAGCAAGTGAGGAGGGGTCCTTGGAGCCCTGCTGAGGACTTGAAGCTCGTTACTTTCATTCAGAAAAATGGCCATCATAACTGGAGGGCTCTCCCTAGGCGAGCAG GTTTGATGAGATGTGGTAAAAGTTGCCGTTTGAGATGGATTAACTACCTTAGCCCTGATGTGAAGCGAGGGAACTTCacaagagaggaagaggagtccATAATGAAGCTACATGAAGCCTTGGGAAACAA GTGGTCGACAATTGCAGCACATTTCCCGGGACGAACGGACAATGAGATTAAGAATGTGTGGAACACTCATCTAAAGAAAAGATTGGCTTGCCGAAACCTATCTTCCTTAACATCCTCttcctcatcatcttcttctactACTACTACATTATTGTCTAGTGGAAAATCAACTGTAGGAGGAGGGGATGAACTAATTGAGCATCAATCTGCTGACCAAGAAACTAGCAtggccaccaacaacaagccacATGAGCCATGCAGTTTGACAATTCAAGAAAACCCCAATCATCAGGATTTTCCCATGGAATTAACAAATGATCCCAAGGGGTTGAAAGAGTTGACAACTTCTTCTAATGTTTCATCTAATGAATCCAACGGCTCAAGTAATTCCAGCCAAGTTGTTGGTATGTCAAGGCCAGGAGCAGAAGAGCAGCAAATGGATGATGATTCGATTGACCTTTCAGGAATTTTTGATAATCCATTTGAGTATGACTCTGACTTTTGGAACCTGTTGGATGACTTTCAGCCACTCCAATCAAATGAAGTCCAAGTACTTCATGAGGCTGATGAGGCTAATTACCAGAGCTCAGGCTTGGGACATGTGGAAAATGGGAATTGTCTTAGTTACTTgcaaagtgagcttggatttgaAGCCGCAGCAACAGAGAGTGAGATCAACAACCAGGAGATATTACCAAAGGATGCGACTGAACAACCAGTCATCCCAGAGACCTTTGACAAAATGCCAAACCCTGCAGGATATGACGAGAGAATGGATTACTTTCAAACGTGGCTTTCTTCGCCACAAAACAATTCCACCATTTAA